From Pseudoalteromonas viridis, one genomic window encodes:
- a CDS encoding DUF418 domain-containing protein, which produces MARNPYIDSVRGFALLGLTLTNLFFMANFAYGYVPPVNQGWVETGLSLVTTVFADGRFRTLFCLVFGAALVIQYQQWQKGDDALFMIKSRLCILAVFGVLHGYLLWPGDILLNYALSGLLALMWLNAKHRLLTAALLIILPVGLLVVLSLLVREPNIDRASAEYATMITSMPVNYVELLSQNFNHFNMMILLIPLATLWNTLGLMLLGMELYARGWLSGLRTLAAKWVWILGFGSASASLLLWLSRDTATGQVLETINWLAALPMALCYLMLLQAINANLPGASKILAIVGRYSLSLYLLQSLIGIGVFHFVFPAARVLFTRLEYFVFFLALTLVQVILAILLNRAKKTGPAEFILKRCVGHLSRA; this is translated from the coding sequence ATGGCAAGAAACCCATACATTGACAGCGTAAGGGGATTTGCACTACTCGGCCTGACGCTGACGAATCTGTTTTTCATGGCCAATTTTGCCTACGGTTATGTACCCCCGGTTAATCAGGGTTGGGTCGAGACTGGCTTATCGCTTGTGACCACTGTGTTCGCTGATGGACGCTTTAGGACTTTGTTTTGCCTGGTGTTTGGTGCTGCGTTGGTCATTCAATACCAGCAATGGCAAAAGGGCGATGACGCGCTCTTTATGATAAAATCCCGGTTGTGTATTTTGGCTGTGTTTGGTGTACTACACGGATATTTACTGTGGCCCGGAGACATTCTGCTCAATTATGCCTTGTCCGGTTTGCTGGCATTGATGTGGCTCAACGCCAAACACAGGTTACTGACAGCAGCCTTACTGATCATACTCCCCGTGGGCTTGCTGGTGGTACTTAGCCTGCTCGTTCGTGAGCCCAATATCGATCGCGCCAGCGCCGAGTATGCCACTATGATTACGTCGATGCCGGTTAATTACGTCGAGCTGCTTAGCCAAAATTTCAACCACTTTAATATGATGATCTTGCTTATACCGCTCGCGACTTTGTGGAATACCTTAGGGTTGATGCTACTAGGCATGGAGCTCTATGCGCGAGGCTGGCTCAGCGGGCTACGTACTCTAGCTGCAAAATGGGTGTGGATATTAGGGTTTGGGAGTGCGTCAGCGTCGCTGCTGCTGTGGCTTAGTCGTGATACAGCCACAGGTCAGGTATTGGAAACCATTAATTGGTTGGCGGCTCTCCCTATGGCGCTGTGTTATCTAATGCTGTTGCAGGCTATTAATGCAAATCTGCCCGGGGCTAGCAAAATACTGGCCATTGTCGGGCGCTATTCTTTGTCGCTCTATTTACTTCAGTCTTTGATTGGTATTGGGGTGTTTCATTTTGTTTTCCCTGCTGCCCGTGTCTTATTCACGCGCCTGGAGTATTTTGTGTTTTTTCTGGCTTTGACCCTGGTTCAGGTGATCTTAGCTATACTGCTTAACAGGGCCAAAAAAACCGGCCCTGCCGAGTTTATATTGAAACGTTGCGTAGGGCATCTCAGTCGTGCGTGA
- a CDS encoding glycogen synthase has translation MHVVMVAAENDRLPSCKVGGVADVIRDIPYALAEQQVRCSVIVPDYGQYALNREFVADIAVPFKQHLETATLWRVASDSGVEQYVVSHSLFSHHGGAIYCNDGDQPFATDANKFALFCAAVSELLEHQMIGPVDILHLHDWHAAVVAVLKTFSPRFVNLKQIKTVYTVHNLALQGIRPFKHDDSSLESWFPTLSYDGSRICDHLYPHCFNPMRAAINLVDKVHLVSPTYCEEVQHSSDHESGFFGGEGLENDMQAAARTGRLAGILNGCIYSGHEEQTQALTLSEYCDLAEQSLFVWMSNGEALKPAHYIAHQRVIQWRQQSTFRRPLVTSVGRLTDQKALLLRQPKDGQLILDSVATLINEYGGVLVILGSGDPHLEYLFTQVMARNENVLYLQGYGQELGDHLYDLGDLFLMPSSFEPCGISQMLAMRAGQPCLAHQVGGLKDTIDHEHTGFLFAGRTLDEQSQQLLAGLRQALDIHRNEPQRYLEIKANARTQRFSWDAIASQYIEKLYE, from the coding sequence ATGCATGTAGTTATGGTGGCAGCGGAAAACGACCGTTTGCCAAGTTGTAAAGTAGGTGGTGTTGCGGATGTGATCCGCGACATTCCTTATGCACTGGCAGAGCAGCAGGTCCGCTGCTCTGTGATTGTGCCAGATTATGGTCAGTATGCACTGAACCGTGAATTTGTTGCAGACATTGCGGTGCCATTTAAGCAGCACTTAGAAACGGCAACTTTGTGGCGGGTGGCCAGCGACTCGGGTGTTGAACAATACGTGGTCTCTCACTCTTTGTTTTCACACCACGGTGGGGCCATTTATTGTAATGATGGCGACCAGCCCTTTGCGACAGATGCGAATAAGTTTGCACTGTTTTGCGCTGCGGTGAGTGAGCTGTTAGAACATCAGATGATAGGGCCGGTCGATATACTGCATTTGCACGACTGGCATGCGGCTGTGGTGGCGGTATTGAAAACCTTCAGCCCCCGGTTTGTGAATCTAAAACAAATTAAAACCGTGTACACGGTACATAACCTGGCCCTACAGGGGATCCGCCCGTTTAAACATGATGACTCCAGTCTGGAATCCTGGTTTCCTACTTTGAGCTATGACGGCAGCCGGATCTGCGATCACCTCTATCCACATTGCTTCAACCCAATGCGTGCAGCAATCAACCTTGTTGATAAAGTACACCTGGTATCGCCCACCTATTGCGAAGAAGTACAGCACAGCAGCGACCATGAAAGCGGCTTTTTTGGCGGTGAAGGGCTGGAAAACGATATGCAGGCAGCAGCAAGAACGGGCAGGCTGGCAGGGATCCTCAATGGCTGTATCTATTCGGGCCATGAAGAACAAACACAAGCGCTCACTTTAAGCGAGTACTGTGATTTGGCTGAGCAGTCCCTGTTTGTCTGGATGTCTAACGGAGAAGCGCTGAAACCAGCGCATTATATCGCCCACCAAAGAGTCATTCAGTGGCGTCAGCAATCGACTTTTCGTCGCCCACTGGTGACCAGCGTCGGGCGTTTAACGGATCAAAAGGCCCTGCTATTGAGACAGCCAAAAGATGGGCAGCTCATACTGGATAGTGTAGCGACCTTAATTAATGAGTACGGCGGGGTGCTGGTTATTTTGGGTTCTGGCGATCCTCATTTAGAGTATTTGTTTACTCAGGTTATGGCCCGCAATGAAAATGTCTTGTATTTGCAAGGGTATGGACAGGAACTCGGCGATCATTTGTATGATTTAGGTGATCTGTTCCTGATGCCCAGCTCGTTTGAACCTTGCGGGATCAGCCAAATGCTTGCAATGCGTGCAGGCCAACCTTGCCTGGCCCATCAGGTGGGTGGGCTTAAGGATACGATTGACCATGAACACACCGGGTTTTTGTTTGCAGGCAGGACGCTGGACGAGCAGTCGCAGCAACTGCTGGCGGGTTTACGACAGGCGCTCGATATTCACCGTAATGAGCCACAAAGATATCTTGAAATAAAGGCCAATGCGCGGACACAGCGTTTCAGTTGGGATGCCATTGCAAGCCAATATATTGAGAAATTGTATGAGTAG
- a CDS encoding glycogen/starch/alpha-glucan phosphorylase, producing MTKKTSNVCVVKHWQEAPKLDESTLADDLMRHFYYTLGRDKVGDSKHYLFQALALTVRDRLVARCRATNQYLADNQCKRAAYLSLEFLMGRALGNAVLSLDLEKQTREALKEYCTEFEYVEQAEHDAGLGNGGLGRLAACFLDSCATLALPVIGYGIRYEYGMFNQSLDQGFQVEQPDNWLREGHPWEMPAPEQARVIKFFGQVEAHQDKQGRTHRMWVNTQDVLAVPYDVPIPGYRNGVVNTLRLWKSEATDEFNLKEFNAGSYSEAVAKKNLAEQITMVLYPNDSSENGKELRLRQQYFLSSASLQDILHQWVEQHGTDFSGFADLHVFQLNDTHPSIAVAELMRLLVDEHELEWEQAWTITTSTMAYTNHTLLPEALEKWSVSLFARLLPRLLEVIYEINARFLSEVALMWPGDMEKQRALSLIEEGDHPQIRMAYLAIVGSFSVNGVAALHTELLKSGLFHDFYQLWPAKFNNKTNGVTPRRWLAYCNPSLAALITSKIGETWQADYAEIKALRRYYDDRAFQSQWQAVKQGNKEKLAKLVQARCDVEFDPSMMFDVQVKRIHEYKRQLLNILHVISLYDRIRRGETQGMVPRCVLFGGKAAPGYAMAKLVIKLINNVANVVNKDAQARSFLRVAFFPNYNVTAMETICAATDLSQQISTAGKEASGTGNMKFMMNGALTIGTLDGANIEIREQVGADNFFLFGATAQQADEVRQHYDPNAIIQSSQALSNTMALLESGHFNLFEPGIFNDIIAAIRSPHDPWLVAHDFDSYLEAQQRAAETYQDQSQWLRMSILNTAASGSFSSDRTIQQYCDDIWRLTPMQ from the coding sequence ATGACTAAGAAAACGTCAAATGTGTGTGTCGTAAAGCATTGGCAGGAAGCCCCAAAACTGGATGAAAGCACGCTGGCTGATGATTTAATGCGGCATTTTTACTACACCCTGGGGCGCGACAAGGTTGGAGATTCTAAACATTATTTGTTCCAGGCACTGGCGTTGACGGTCCGGGACCGGCTGGTGGCAAGGTGCAGGGCAACCAATCAGTATCTGGCAGACAACCAATGCAAACGGGCGGCATACTTATCCCTTGAGTTCTTAATGGGCAGGGCTTTGGGCAACGCGGTGCTCAGCCTGGATCTGGAAAAGCAAACCCGAGAAGCGCTCAAAGAGTATTGCACTGAGTTTGAGTACGTCGAGCAGGCTGAACATGATGCGGGCCTCGGTAATGGTGGTTTGGGTCGTCTGGCAGCGTGTTTTTTGGATAGCTGTGCAACACTGGCATTGCCTGTTATTGGCTATGGGATCCGCTATGAATACGGCATGTTCAACCAATCACTGGATCAGGGCTTTCAGGTCGAGCAGCCAGATAACTGGTTGCGCGAAGGACACCCCTGGGAAATGCCGGCACCAGAGCAAGCCAGAGTGATCAAGTTTTTTGGTCAGGTTGAGGCACATCAGGACAAACAGGGTCGTACACATCGTATGTGGGTGAATACGCAGGATGTGCTGGCGGTACCTTATGATGTGCCTATTCCAGGGTATCGAAATGGCGTTGTGAATACACTCAGATTGTGGAAGTCAGAGGCGACGGACGAGTTCAATTTGAAGGAGTTCAACGCCGGTAGTTATTCCGAAGCCGTTGCGAAGAAAAATCTGGCCGAGCAAATCACTATGGTCTTGTACCCCAATGACAGCAGTGAAAATGGTAAAGAGCTAAGACTCAGGCAGCAGTATTTTCTGTCCAGTGCCAGCTTGCAGGACATACTACATCAGTGGGTTGAGCAGCATGGCACAGACTTTAGTGGGTTTGCTGACTTGCATGTTTTTCAGCTCAATGATACGCACCCGAGCATAGCAGTCGCAGAACTGATGAGGCTGCTGGTGGACGAACATGAGCTTGAGTGGGAGCAGGCCTGGACTATCACGACTTCAACCATGGCATACACTAACCATACTTTGCTGCCTGAGGCACTGGAAAAATGGTCGGTGTCTTTGTTTGCCCGTCTGTTGCCAAGACTATTAGAAGTTATCTACGAAATTAATGCCCGCTTTTTGTCGGAAGTGGCATTGATGTGGCCCGGAGATATGGAAAAGCAACGTGCATTGTCTTTGATAGAAGAAGGCGACCATCCGCAGATCCGCATGGCTTATCTGGCGATTGTAGGCAGCTTTTCGGTCAATGGTGTGGCGGCGCTGCACACTGAGTTACTTAAATCAGGGCTGTTCCATGATTTTTACCAGCTCTGGCCTGCCAAATTTAACAACAAAACCAATGGCGTTACCCCCAGACGCTGGCTTGCTTATTGTAACCCATCTCTGGCGGCGTTAATTACCAGCAAAATTGGTGAGACCTGGCAAGCGGATTATGCCGAAATCAAGGCGCTGCGGCGTTATTACGATGACAGAGCTTTCCAGAGCCAGTGGCAGGCGGTCAAGCAGGGCAATAAAGAAAAGCTCGCAAAACTGGTACAGGCGCGCTGTGATGTGGAGTTCGATCCCAGCATGATGTTTGATGTTCAGGTCAAGCGTATCCACGAATACAAACGTCAGCTGCTTAACATCTTGCATGTGATTTCATTGTACGACCGTATTCGCCGTGGTGAGACCCAGGGCATGGTGCCACGCTGCGTCTTGTTCGGCGGTAAGGCTGCCCCGGGCTATGCCATGGCCAAGCTGGTCATCAAATTGATCAATAATGTGGCGAATGTTGTCAATAAGGACGCCCAGGCCAGGTCGTTTCTGAGAGTCGCATTTTTCCCAAACTACAATGTCACCGCCATGGAAACCATCTGCGCCGCAACCGATCTGTCTCAACAAATCTCTACGGCAGGTAAAGAGGCCTCGGGCACGGGTAACATGAAATTCATGATGAACGGCGCGCTGACCATAGGCACGCTGGATGGCGCCAACATTGAGATCAGAGAGCAAGTAGGGGCGGATAACTTTTTCCTGTTTGGTGCCACCGCGCAACAAGCCGACGAAGTACGCCAGCACTATGATCCCAATGCCATTATTCAATCCAGTCAGGCGCTGAGTAATACCATGGCGCTGCTAGAAAGTGGCCACTTTAATTTATTTGAACCCGGAATTTTCAACGACATCATTGCCGCCATTCGTAGCCCTCACGATCCCTGGTTGGTTGCACACGACTTTGACAGCTATCTCGAAGCGCAACAACGTGCCGCAGAAACCTATCAGGACCAGTCGCAGTGGTTACGAATGAGCATACTTAACACGGCCGCTAGTGGCAGTTTTTCTAGCGATCGCACTATTCAACAATATTGTGACGATATTTGGCGCTTAACCCCAATGCAGTAG
- a CDS encoding EAL and HDOD domain-containing protein has product MKVFVARQAIFNRKKQVVAYELLFRDGKENCFPNIADDAATARLIMDNQLNLGTRYLTSGKKALINIGEESLNQELAQFLPSSDVILELLETIPPTKDNYERVRALFHNNYRLALDDFTYSKDWEPFLKLVRLIKFDLVESPLETIAPLVEQLKKRKNLKLLAEKVETEDEFIEAKKMGFTFFQGYFFAKPTMISQQDIEINYAIVMLIYAEVLKPHMNLGRISELFAQDTALAYKLLRLINSGVFPIKSRIESLKQALVYLGNERVLKFVNLIMTAHVATNKPTELTRLSIVRSRFCELIAQQIAPGVASMSFLTGLFSLLDAILDKPMELLVGRLPFPEIIHDALLGKPNTLYYILNVVRAYESGSWWALQEACALLNMEDDNLPEFHASAVTWADMYREHVY; this is encoded by the coding sequence TTGAAAGTGTTTGTGGCAAGGCAGGCCATCTTTAATAGAAAGAAACAGGTGGTTGCGTATGAATTGCTGTTTCGAGATGGTAAAGAAAATTGCTTCCCCAACATTGCTGATGATGCCGCAACGGCAAGACTGATTATGGATAACCAGCTTAACCTGGGTACACGTTATCTGACATCAGGCAAAAAGGCCCTGATCAACATTGGCGAAGAGTCGCTTAATCAGGAGCTTGCTCAGTTTTTGCCTAGCAGTGATGTGATCCTGGAGCTGCTTGAGACCATTCCTCCAACAAAAGACAATTACGAGCGGGTCCGGGCGCTGTTTCATAATAATTATCGGCTGGCGCTGGACGATTTCACCTACTCCAAAGACTGGGAGCCGTTCCTTAAGCTGGTGCGTTTAATCAAGTTTGACTTAGTTGAGAGCCCGCTAGAAACTATCGCGCCACTGGTGGAGCAGCTAAAAAAGCGCAAAAATCTCAAGTTACTGGCCGAAAAAGTAGAGACAGAAGACGAGTTTATCGAAGCGAAAAAAATGGGATTCACCTTTTTTCAGGGGTACTTTTTCGCCAAACCTACCATGATCTCTCAGCAGGACATTGAAATAAACTACGCCATTGTCATGCTAATTTATGCGGAAGTTTTGAAGCCACACATGAATCTGGGACGGATCTCTGAATTGTTCGCACAGGACACGGCGCTTGCCTACAAGCTATTACGCCTGATCAATTCTGGTGTTTTCCCCATTAAGAGTCGTATCGAGTCCCTTAAGCAGGCGCTGGTTTATCTGGGCAATGAACGTGTATTAAAGTTCGTTAACCTGATCATGACAGCCCACGTTGCCACCAATAAACCCACAGAGCTGACCCGTCTCAGTATTGTTCGCTCGCGGTTTTGTGAGTTAATTGCGCAGCAAATCGCTCCGGGGGTTGCCAGCATGAGCTTTTTGACTGGGTTGTTTTCTTTGCTTGATGCCATTCTCGATAAACCCATGGAGCTGCTGGTTGGTCGCTTGCCGTTTCCTGAGATTATTCATGATGCATTGCTGGGTAAGCCCAACACCTTATATTACATATTGAATGTGGTCAGGGCCTATGAAAGCGGCAGCTGGTGGGCACTGCAAGAAGCCTGTGCCTTGCTGAACATGGAGGACGACAATCTGCCTGAGTTTCACGCCTCTGCGGTAACCTGGGCTGATATGTACCGTGAACACGTTTATTGA
- the glgC gene encoding glucose-1-phosphate adenylyltransferase, with protein MPSYANRYISNLTRETYALILAGGRGSRLHELTDWRAKPAVYFGGKHRIIDFPLSNCINSGIRRVGIATQYKSHSLIRHVNRAWGHFKKELGESVEILPASQRYGDEWYCGTADAVFQNMDIIRHELPKYVMILSGDHVYRMDYGALLAKHVETGADMTVCCIEVPCEDAANTFGVMTVDENKRVRRFDEKPAAPSEIPGKPGVCLASMGNYVFNTEFLFEQLKEDAEREGSGRDFGHDIIPAIIEEHNVFAFPFRDPSHPGQPYWRDVGTIDSFWEANMELVSPQPQLDLYDPSWPIWTYQEQLPPAKFIFDDDERRGMAVDSTVSGGCIISGSRVRKSLLFSNVHVHSYCEIDGAVVLPGVVIERHCRIRNAIIDRSCHIPEGMEIGYDQAKDKRNGFRVSKNGIVLVTRDMLAALEKQQQLLAGQNQETA; from the coding sequence ATGCCCAGTTATGCAAACCGATATATTAGTAACCTGACCAGAGAAACCTATGCACTGATCCTGGCGGGTGGTCGTGGTAGCAGGCTGCATGAGCTGACCGACTGGAGAGCAAAGCCCGCGGTATATTTTGGAGGCAAACACAGAATAATAGACTTTCCGTTATCAAATTGTATTAACTCGGGGATTCGCCGGGTTGGCATAGCAACACAGTACAAGTCACACTCTTTGATCCGCCATGTCAATCGCGCCTGGGGTCATTTTAAGAAAGAACTAGGAGAGTCGGTCGAGATTTTGCCAGCCTCTCAGCGCTATGGAGATGAGTGGTACTGTGGCACCGCAGATGCGGTATTCCAGAATATGGATATCATTCGTCACGAGTTACCTAAATACGTCATGATCTTGTCCGGTGACCATGTCTACCGGATGGACTACGGCGCGCTATTGGCTAAACATGTAGAAACCGGTGCGGATATGACGGTGTGTTGTATTGAAGTGCCGTGTGAGGATGCGGCAAATACCTTCGGGGTTATGACTGTTGATGAAAACAAGCGGGTGCGTCGTTTTGATGAAAAACCAGCTGCACCGAGCGAAATCCCAGGCAAGCCCGGGGTATGCCTGGCCTCAATGGGGAATTATGTCTTCAATACCGAGTTTCTATTTGAGCAGTTAAAGGAAGATGCCGAGCGCGAAGGTTCTGGTCGCGATTTTGGCCATGATATCATCCCGGCCATTATTGAAGAGCATAATGTATTTGCATTTCCGTTTCGTGATCCCAGCCATCCAGGTCAGCCTTATTGGCGTGACGTTGGTACCATAGATTCATTCTGGGAAGCGAATATGGAGCTGGTGTCGCCTCAGCCTCAGCTTGACTTGTACGATCCAAGCTGGCCAATCTGGACCTATCAGGAGCAGCTACCGCCTGCAAAATTCATTTTTGATGATGATGAGCGTCGTGGCATGGCGGTCGACTCTACTGTGTCTGGTGGTTGTATTATTTCAGGCTCCAGAGTACGTAAATCCTTGCTGTTTTCAAATGTTCATGTGCACTCCTACTGTGAAATCGACGGGGCAGTTGTGCTGCCTGGTGTGGTGATTGAGCGCCATTGTCGGATCCGAAATGCGATTATTGATCGCAGTTGTCATATTCCTGAAGGAATGGAAATAGGCTATGACCAGGCGAAGGATAAAAGAAACGGTTTCAGAGTTTCTAAAAACGGCATAGTGCTGGTGACCCGTGATATGCTAGCCGCATTAGAAAAGCAACAGCAGCTGTTGGCGGGTCAAAACCAGGAAACGGCGTAA
- the glgX gene encoding glycogen debranching protein GlgX, translating to MLTSHRGQPSPLGSSLHDQGVNFAVYAPGAKEVQLCLFDQSGHSEIAKITMYRHEGGLWSVFVSPLRAGALYGFRAAGRYAPEKGLLFNHHKLLLDPYCKDFHGEFTWSERHFCHLPVGTLNPSDNAVDMPKSCVTDIEPYEGARPDIPWSKTLVYECHVRGATKQCEFVPKPLRGKFLGLSHSNFIAHLASLGVTTIELLPCHAFISEQFLTTKGLKNYWGYNSLSFFVPHKEFLVDGNISEFQQMVRELHRTGIEVILDVVYNHTAEGGLDGPTLSLKGLNNTGYYRMVGEQAQYINDTGCGNTLNIDDPYTLKLVMDSLRYWVEFMGVDGFRFDLATILARTEHGFSSQHSFLQAMAQDPVLSKVKLIAEPWDVGPGGYQLGGFPSPWREWNDKYRDTVRRFWRGDAGTLSELAKRVHGSHELFEHNQRGPLNSVNFITSHDGFTLADWVSYEQKHNFANGEDNRDGHSENLSFNCGVEGQTDHQHILALRHQIQKSALITLMMSKGVPMLAAGTEIAHSQQGNNNAYCQDNQINWLSWPQSISERCSQNRSAKGSWGSDEASTLCALIARLQEIRCQYAIFHHPFFIHTQDERFNISWFNKDARPMSEDDWHDSHNKTLIYMLTDTLRKQSLLVILHAGSDDVAVKLPVIAVGVWKLTLSSAPPTETIEQGHQTQSLSAHSAWVYQSHNEDLKND from the coding sequence ATGTTAACGTCACACCGGGGTCAACCTTCACCACTGGGCAGCTCACTGCATGATCAGGGCGTTAACTTTGCTGTCTATGCCCCTGGTGCAAAGGAGGTACAGCTGTGCCTGTTTGATCAAAGTGGCCATAGTGAAATAGCCAAGATCACTATGTATCGCCATGAGGGTGGGCTGTGGTCTGTGTTTGTCTCGCCACTGCGCGCTGGCGCTTTGTACGGCTTTCGCGCTGCAGGCCGGTATGCGCCCGAAAAGGGCCTATTATTCAATCATCATAAGTTGCTGTTAGACCCTTATTGCAAGGATTTTCATGGTGAATTTACCTGGAGTGAACGGCATTTTTGCCATTTACCAGTAGGTACACTTAATCCAAGTGACAATGCCGTCGATATGCCCAAATCTTGCGTGACGGATATTGAGCCATATGAAGGCGCCAGGCCGGATATACCTTGGTCAAAAACCTTAGTCTATGAGTGCCACGTCCGAGGTGCCACAAAACAATGTGAGTTTGTGCCAAAGCCCCTGCGTGGCAAGTTTCTGGGTCTGAGTCACAGCAACTTTATAGCGCACCTGGCCAGTCTAGGTGTGACAACCATTGAGTTACTGCCTTGTCATGCCTTTATTTCAGAGCAGTTTCTGACAACCAAGGGGTTGAAAAACTACTGGGGTTATAACTCTTTGAGTTTTTTTGTACCGCACAAAGAGTTTCTGGTAGACGGGAATATTAGCGAGTTTCAGCAAATGGTTCGCGAGCTTCATCGCACCGGGATTGAGGTGATCCTGGACGTTGTCTACAACCACACTGCGGAAGGGGGCCTCGATGGTCCCACTTTGTCGCTCAAAGGGCTCAATAATACGGGTTATTATCGTATGGTCGGTGAGCAAGCCCAATATATAAACGACACTGGTTGTGGCAACACCCTCAATATTGACGACCCCTATACCCTGAAACTGGTGATGGACAGTCTGAGGTACTGGGTCGAATTTATGGGCGTCGATGGCTTTAGATTTGACCTGGCAACCATACTGGCCCGCACTGAGCATGGCTTTAGTTCGCAGCACAGTTTCTTACAGGCAATGGCACAAGACCCCGTGCTGAGCAAGGTTAAGCTGATTGCTGAGCCCTGGGATGTGGGTCCCGGTGGTTATCAGTTGGGCGGGTTTCCATCTCCCTGGCGGGAGTGGAATGACAAATACCGGGATACGGTAAGACGCTTTTGGCGTGGTGACGCCGGTACCTTGTCTGAGCTTGCGAAACGCGTTCATGGCTCTCATGAATTATTTGAACACAATCAACGCGGGCCACTCAATTCGGTCAACTTTATCACCAGCCATGATGGCTTTACGCTTGCCGACTGGGTGAGCTATGAGCAAAAACACAATTTTGCTAATGGTGAAGACAACCGTGATGGCCACAGTGAAAACCTTTCATTTAACTGTGGTGTAGAGGGTCAAACCGATCATCAACACATACTGGCATTAAGGCACCAAATTCAAAAAAGCGCGCTCATTACATTAATGATGTCTAAGGGGGTGCCTATGTTAGCGGCGGGTACGGAAATCGCGCACTCGCAACAGGGCAATAATAATGCGTATTGTCAGGACAATCAGATTAATTGGCTGAGCTGGCCTCAAAGTATTTCTGAGCGTTGCAGCCAAAACCGAAGTGCAAAAGGTAGCTGGGGGAGTGACGAAGCAAGTACCTTGTGCGCCTTAATTGCACGGCTGCAGGAAATACGCTGCCAGTATGCGATATTTCATCACCCGTTTTTTATTCACACTCAGGATGAGCGGTTCAATATCAGCTGGTTCAACAAAGACGCACGTCCGATGTCGGAGGACGACTGGCACGACAGCCATAATAAAACGCTGATCTATATGTTGACCGACACGTTAAGAAAGCAAAGTCTGCTGGTGATTTTACATGCCGGCAGTGATGATGTGGCGGTGAAACTACCTGTCATAGCGGTGGGGGTCTGGAAACTAACACTTAGCTCTGCGCCCCCCACAGAAACCATCGAACAAGGCCACCAGACCCAATCCCTGAGTGCACACAGTGCCTGGGTATATCAATCTCATAATGAGGATCTCAAAAATGACTAA